A single Tachypleus tridentatus isolate NWPU-2018 chromosome 9, ASM421037v1, whole genome shotgun sequence DNA region contains:
- the LOC143225304 gene encoding uncharacterized protein LOC143225304 isoform X4, whose product MKVLFAAVVVLISWTMAKGNAIDIAWKLLCKLNKENPGKMNEVKECDTKIFGERADWLPDAIRKCEKAEFPTDSLDEFLNEMCREEREADVQLQPIT is encoded by the exons ATGAAAGTTCTATTTGCAGCTGTTGTTGTGCTCATAAGCTGGACGATGGCCAAAGGAAACGCCATAGATATAGCGTGGAAACTGCTGTGTA AGCTGAATAAAGAGAATCCTGGAAAAATGAATGAGGTAAAAGAGTGCGATACAAAAATTTTTGGTGAAAGGGCAGATTGG CTTCCAGATGCAATTCGAAAATGTGAAAAAGCAGAATTTCCTACAGATAGCTTGGACGAGTTCTTGAATGAAATGTGTCGTGAAGAAAGAGAAGCGGATGTGCAg cttCAACCAATCACTTAA
- the LOC143225304 gene encoding uncharacterized protein LOC143225304 isoform X3, translated as MAKGNAIDIAWKLLCKLNKENPGKMNEVKECDTKIFGERADWLPDAIRKCEKAEFPTDSLDEFLNEMCREEREADVQVIIKYNEILYLISAFVIKIYFCLYEELLRQQNYFISLLYRN; from the exons ATGGCCAAAGGAAACGCCATAGATATAGCGTGGAAACTGCTGTGTA AGCTGAATAAAGAGAATCCTGGAAAAATGAATGAGGTAAAAGAGTGCGATACAAAAATTTTTGGTGAAAGGGCAGATTGG CTTCCAGATGCAATTCGAAAATGTGAAAAAGCAGAATTTCCTACAGATAGCTTGGACGAGTTCTTGAATGAAATGTGTCGTGAAGAAAGAGAAGCGGATGTGCAggtgataattaaatataatgaaattttgtacttaatttctGCTTTcgtaatcaaaatttatttctgtttgtacGAAGAACTACTGCggcaacaaaattattttatttccctaCTCTACAGAAACTAG
- the LOC143225304 gene encoding uncharacterized protein LOC143225304 isoform X1: MKVLFAAVVVLISWTMAKGNAIDIAWKLLCKLNKENPGKMNEVKECDTKIFGERADWLPDAIRKCEKAEFPTDSLDEFLNEMCREEREADVQVIIKYNEILYLISAFVIKIYFCLYEELLRQQNYFISLLYRN; this comes from the exons ATGAAAGTTCTATTTGCAGCTGTTGTTGTGCTCATAAGCTGGACGATGGCCAAAGGAAACGCCATAGATATAGCGTGGAAACTGCTGTGTA AGCTGAATAAAGAGAATCCTGGAAAAATGAATGAGGTAAAAGAGTGCGATACAAAAATTTTTGGTGAAAGGGCAGATTGG CTTCCAGATGCAATTCGAAAATGTGAAAAAGCAGAATTTCCTACAGATAGCTTGGACGAGTTCTTGAATGAAATGTGTCGTGAAGAAAGAGAAGCGGATGTGCAggtgataattaaatataatgaaattttgtacttaatttctGCTTTcgtaatcaaaatttatttctgtttgtacGAAGAACTACTGCggcaacaaaattattttatttccctaCTCTACAGAAACTAG